The following coding sequences lie in one Anomaloglossus baeobatrachus isolate aAnoBae1 chromosome 7, aAnoBae1.hap1, whole genome shotgun sequence genomic window:
- the LOC142246016 gene encoding uncharacterized protein LOC142246016 translates to MGQMETAREITWQTKLEQVFNDDSENVVTSNSRETDGLIERLKFSLSQKTRVRWNKAFMERYLSKGLIPRGLRIQVFPSFNVDNDDIRKEWEDLATNCSRSFMNLLVKINLETLSRLNIEIEDLKKDLSSRLSEESIRKLNEDLEKSFSKWEKDVIEIKTKKYKRDFGDFKSNSVYRWKHPQKNQRKKKGVGTLDHSKSFSASSLSSLDEDLMTKRRFTTPLTSKWGNNRNKQSTSASTKRKIFPSEPAEKKSKNKTNNLEHSKI, encoded by the exons ATGGGACAGATGGAAACTGCACGTGAAATCACGTGGCAAACAAAATTGGAGCAGGTTTTTAATGATGACTCAGAAAATGTTGTAACATCTAATTCTAGAGAGACAGATGGCTTGATTGAAAGGTTGAAGTTCTCATTGAGTCAAAAAACACGGGTCAGGTGGAATAAGGCGTTCATGGAGAGGTACTTGAGCAAGGGCCTTATACCAAGGGGACTACGGATCCAGGTGTTCCCGTCCTTCAACGTGGATAATGACGATATTAGGAAGGAATGGGAGGACTTGGCGACCAATTGTTCCAGAAGCTTTATGAACCTCTTGGTGAAAATAAATTTGGAAACACTTTCTCGGCTTAATATTGAGATTGAGGATTTGAAGAAGGATTTATCCTCAAGACTATCTGAGGAGTCTATAAGAAAACTAAATGAGGATTTAGAAAAATCTTTCTCCAAATGGGAAAAGGATGTCATTGAAATTAAAACTAAAAAATACAAGAGAGACTTTGGGGACTTTAAAAGTAATTCTGTCTACAGATGGAAGCACCCCCAAAaaaatcaaaggaaaaaaaaaggtgtTGGGACTCTTGATCATTCTAAGTCCTTTTCAGCCTCGTCTCTCTCATCTTTGGATGAGGATTTGATGACTAAAAGAAGGTTCACGACTCCCCTTACTAGCAAGTGGGGCAACAATAGGAACAAACAATCCACCTCTGCATCCACGAAAAGAAAGATCTTTCCCTCTGAACCAGcggagaaaaaaagtaaaaataaaaccaACAATTTAGAG CACTCAAAGATTTAA